A portion of the Bdellovibrio bacteriovorus genome contains these proteins:
- the hutU gene encoding urocanate hydratase, which yields MTSGPRVVKAPTGNKMVCKGWLQEAAYRMIQNNLDPMVAERPEDLVVYGGIGKAARNWESFDKILEALKNLENDETLLVQSGKPIGILKTHEDAPRVLLANSNLVPKWSTWEVFNELDKKGLMMYGQMTAGSWIYIGTQGIIQGTYESFVEAGRQHFNGSLKGRVILTAGLGGMGGAQPLAGVFAGACVLAVEIDPTRIQKRLETKYIDEVATDIDDAIARIRKYTAAGEAKSIALLGNMATVIHQLLEKNFIPDLLTDQTSAHDPLVGYIPEGYTVESAKPFREKDQKAYLEAAYASMAKHVRGMLAMKDKGAVTFDYGNNLRARAQEAGVTNAFDYPGFVPAFIRPLFCKGSGPFRWVALSGDPNDIKVTDDAMRKLFPHKKDLLRWLDMAEERIAFQGLPARICWLEYGERAKAGLMFNQLVAEGKVKAPIVIGRDHLDCGSVASPNRETEAMKDGSDAVSDWALLNAMVNTACGATWVSLHHGGGVGMGYSQHAGQVIVADGTEKAAKRLERVLTADPAMGVFRHLDAGYELAKEVAQERGVKSCWI from the coding sequence ATGACATCAGGACCAAGAGTAGTAAAAGCTCCCACCGGAAATAAAATGGTTTGTAAGGGCTGGTTGCAAGAAGCCGCTTACCGTATGATTCAAAACAACTTGGACCCTATGGTGGCCGAGCGTCCGGAAGATCTCGTCGTGTATGGCGGAATTGGAAAAGCGGCGCGCAACTGGGAGTCTTTTGATAAAATCCTAGAGGCTTTAAAAAATTTAGAAAACGATGAAACTCTTTTAGTCCAATCAGGAAAACCGATCGGTATTTTAAAAACTCACGAAGACGCACCCCGAGTTTTACTTGCAAACTCAAACCTTGTGCCGAAATGGTCGACGTGGGAAGTCTTCAATGAGTTGGATAAAAAAGGTTTGATGATGTACGGCCAGATGACCGCAGGCTCTTGGATTTACATTGGAACTCAAGGTATTATCCAAGGGACGTATGAATCTTTTGTTGAAGCGGGCAGACAGCATTTCAATGGCAGCCTGAAAGGTCGTGTGATCTTGACTGCCGGTCTTGGGGGCATGGGTGGGGCGCAACCTTTAGCCGGAGTGTTTGCTGGTGCTTGCGTGCTCGCAGTTGAAATTGATCCGACAAGAATCCAAAAACGCTTAGAAACAAAATACATTGATGAAGTCGCCACCGACATCGATGATGCAATCGCACGGATCCGTAAGTACACGGCGGCGGGGGAAGCAAAATCCATCGCTTTGCTGGGCAATATGGCAACCGTCATTCATCAGTTGTTAGAAAAAAACTTTATCCCGGATTTATTAACGGACCAAACTTCAGCACATGATCCGTTGGTGGGTTATATACCGGAAGGTTACACGGTTGAGTCCGCAAAACCTTTCCGCGAAAAAGATCAAAAAGCATATTTGGAAGCCGCTTACGCATCGATGGCCAAACACGTGCGTGGCATGCTGGCAATGAAAGATAAAGGCGCTGTGACATTTGATTACGGTAATAACTTGCGTGCGCGTGCTCAAGAAGCGGGTGTCACTAACGCCTTTGATTACCCGGGATTTGTGCCGGCATTTATCAGACCTCTGTTCTGTAAAGGCAGTGGTCCTTTCCGCTGGGTGGCTTTGTCAGGTGATCCTAACGATATCAAAGTCACCGACGATGCGATGAGAAAACTCTTCCCGCATAAAAAAGATCTTTTACGTTGGTTAGATATGGCGGAAGAACGCATTGCCTTTCAAGGGCTGCCCGCACGGATTTGCTGGCTTGAATACGGCGAGCGCGCTAAAGCTGGCTTGATGTTCAATCAGCTGGTCGCTGAAGGTAAAGTCAAAGCACCCATCGTCATTGGCCGTGACCACTTAGATTGTGGATCTGTGGCGTCACCCAATCGCGAAACGGAAGCGATGAAAGACGGGTCTGACGCCGTCAGTGACTGGGCATTATTAAATGCCATGGTGAATACGGCGTGTGGAGCCACGTGGGTCAGTCTTCATCACGGTGGTGGTGTGGGGATGGGGTACAGCCAACACGCCGGCCAAGTGATTGTCGCCGATGGAACTGAAAAAGCTGCAAAACGCTTAGAGAGAGTTTTAACGGCCGATCCAGCGATGGGTGTATTTAGACATTTGGATGCGGGCTATGAACTAGCCAAAGAAGTCGCCCAAGAGCGTGGGGTAAAAAGCTGCTGGATCTAA
- the hutH gene encoding histidine ammonia-lyase has product MQITGENITLESLYEIAHKPQLKAELSASAKAQMQKSRSYIEGRISSGEVMYGVNTGFGAFSSVRISDSEIEQLQRNLIRSHCMGVGTPFTKTETRAMMVLRANALAKGHSGIRPLVVEKILEFLNNDIIPVVPSQGSVGASGDLAPLSHLALTIIGEGDAWGPNGQIVPVQKLLQEKTIKALDLQAKEGLSMINGCQVMTSIGLLSVWEARRLLWLADLAGAMSLEGLRGSRKAFDPLISAARPHPGEGKTARNLIKLMGEMSEIGQSHITGDHRVQDAYSLRCMPAVHGAAKDALRYVAKVLETEANSSTDNPLVFADDNKVLSCGNFHGMPVAHAMDFAGIAISSQASISECRISKMISTQMSELPAFLTPNGGLNSGHMIVQVAAASLVSENKVLAHPASVDSIPTSAEKEDHVSMGTIAARKFKQILQNAENVVAMEMLSATQALDLIAPLKPSAAVKAAHEHIRKTVPFATEDRIFHKDVEAIKAMMLSNELMAVVQKAVGELEW; this is encoded by the coding sequence ATGCAAATTACTGGTGAAAATATCACTCTTGAAAGCCTTTATGAAATCGCGCACAAACCGCAGTTAAAGGCTGAGCTTTCGGCATCCGCAAAAGCGCAAATGCAAAAATCTCGATCGTACATTGAAGGCCGTATTTCAAGTGGCGAAGTTATGTACGGAGTGAACACCGGCTTTGGGGCCTTTTCCTCGGTTCGTATTTCTGATTCTGAAATTGAACAGCTTCAGCGCAACTTGATTCGTTCCCATTGCATGGGTGTCGGCACTCCTTTTACCAAAACAGAAACTCGCGCGATGATGGTTTTGCGTGCCAATGCGTTGGCTAAAGGTCACAGTGGGATTCGTCCGTTGGTTGTCGAAAAAATTCTAGAATTCCTGAATAATGACATCATTCCGGTGGTTCCTTCGCAAGGCTCAGTGGGCGCGAGTGGTGACTTAGCACCTCTTTCCCATTTGGCGTTAACGATCATCGGTGAAGGGGATGCCTGGGGACCGAACGGTCAAATCGTACCGGTGCAAAAACTTTTGCAAGAAAAAACCATCAAAGCCTTAGACCTTCAAGCCAAAGAAGGTCTTTCCATGATCAATGGCTGTCAGGTGATGACTTCCATAGGTTTGCTTTCTGTGTGGGAAGCTCGTCGCTTGTTGTGGTTGGCCGATCTTGCGGGTGCCATGTCCTTGGAAGGCTTGCGTGGTTCGCGCAAAGCTTTTGATCCACTTATTTCGGCGGCTCGTCCTCATCCTGGCGAAGGAAAAACGGCGCGCAATTTAATCAAACTTATGGGTGAGATGAGCGAAATCGGTCAAAGCCACATCACCGGAGATCACCGTGTGCAAGATGCTTACTCGCTTCGTTGTATGCCGGCAGTTCACGGGGCGGCCAAAGATGCCCTTCGCTATGTTGCTAAAGTTTTAGAAACTGAAGCGAATTCTTCCACCGACAATCCACTTGTATTTGCCGATGATAATAAAGTGCTTTCTTGCGGCAATTTTCACGGGATGCCGGTGGCGCACGCGATGGATTTTGCGGGGATTGCGATTTCTTCACAAGCCAGTATCAGCGAATGCCGTATTTCAAAAATGATTTCAACACAAATGTCAGAACTCCCTGCATTCTTAACTCCGAACGGAGGTTTGAATTCAGGTCACATGATTGTCCAAGTGGCGGCGGCTTCTTTGGTCAGTGAAAATAAAGTTCTGGCTCATCCGGCGAGCGTGGATTCAATCCCGACTTCGGCAGAAAAAGAAGATCACGTTTCGATGGGAACAATTGCCGCGCGCAAATTTAAACAGATTCTGCAAAACGCAGAAAATGTAGTGGCGATGGAAATGCTTTCAGCCACGCAAGCCTTGGATTTGATTGCACCGTTAAAACCGTCAGCGGCCGTCAAAGCCGCGCATGAACACATTCGTAAAACAGTTCCATTTGCAACCGAAGACCGCATTTTCCACAAAGACGTCGAAGCCATCAAGGCGATGATGCTGTCGAACGAACTGATGGCAGTCGTGCAAAAAGCCGTCGGCGAGCTTGAGTGGTAG
- a CDS encoding DUF3617 domain-containing protein, translating to MIKLIAFLVLVSGTSFAQNMQPGLWKAKSSFELNGLPLPATENEECISKDLAKDPKQTISKELTKRGCTITKWSLKGKKLEAALKCQKDDIEAEGTLAGTVTEKSYDLKGDAEGSFKGIPSFAKLNLTGKWTKPCK from the coding sequence ATGATAAAGTTAATTGCATTTCTAGTTTTAGTTTCAGGCACAAGTTTCGCGCAAAATATGCAGCCCGGTTTGTGGAAAGCGAAATCAAGTTTTGAGCTCAATGGCTTGCCATTGCCAGCAACCGAAAACGAAGAATGTATTTCTAAAGATTTAGCCAAAGACCCCAAACAAACTATCAGCAAAGAACTCACCAAACGTGGGTGCACGATCACGAAATGGTCACTCAAAGGCAAAAAACTAGAAGCCGCGCTTAAATGCCAAAAAGATGACATCGAAGCCGAAGGAACATTGGCAGGTACGGTCACTGAAAAAAGTTACGACCTCAAAGGCGACGCCGAAGGCTCTTTCAAAGGCATCCCGTCTTTCGCCAAACTAAACCTCACCGGTAAATGGACCAAGCCCTGTAAATAA
- a CDS encoding right-handed parallel beta-helix repeat-containing protein, which translates to MFKLFSATLVTLLIPALGWSANLSASSPHETVPFETSFQLRVSGGVSPYRYQVTYGAATVSASGKITTGSKNGQVKVLVYDSKNKKVMVRFRVLKTAVLGSAPVPANPEPSPSPAPSPAPAPVAEKLFKVPAQAPKACKWEERIDCESFKYARKIDVRSAAELKTALADLRAGDLVSVASGVYSGLFVITLKASSAAYVCAEKGAVIDGGNYKSGYGLYLNKASNIVVSGLAVRNVQKGVMMDGGQNLVLHNMTVSGVGDEAVHFRNNTQNSVISRSKILDAGLYQPDFGEGVYLGSSKNKWCPSGTNCGEPDRSDCNLVSENYISNVKAESIDVKEGTQNNVIAENEFEGSGMTGAYADSFIDVKGNLTYVLNNKGVAGQCGSKSCQLNGFQTHIAVAGWGDKNVFSGNRLSGDFAGPVVGLQKALSNVVHCDNTADNGVAAANAVCVNP; encoded by the coding sequence ATGTTCAAGTTATTCTCAGCAACTCTAGTAACTCTTTTGATACCCGCACTTGGCTGGTCTGCAAATCTGAGTGCCAGCTCACCGCACGAAACCGTGCCTTTTGAAACTTCATTTCAATTACGAGTCAGTGGTGGAGTAAGTCCGTACCGATACCAAGTCACTTACGGAGCGGCCACGGTGTCGGCCTCTGGTAAAATTACTACCGGCAGCAAGAATGGTCAGGTGAAGGTGTTGGTGTATGATTCTAAAAATAAAAAAGTAATGGTGCGCTTTCGTGTGTTGAAAACTGCGGTACTAGGATCAGCGCCGGTTCCAGCAAATCCGGAGCCATCACCGAGCCCAGCGCCATCACCAGCTCCAGCTCCGGTGGCTGAAAAATTATTCAAAGTTCCAGCGCAAGCCCCGAAGGCTTGTAAATGGGAAGAACGCATTGATTGTGAGTCATTTAAATATGCTCGCAAAATCGATGTGCGCTCGGCGGCGGAGTTAAAAACCGCTTTGGCTGATTTGCGAGCTGGAGATTTGGTGTCAGTGGCAAGTGGCGTTTATAGCGGGCTTTTTGTAATCACCTTGAAGGCTAGCTCTGCGGCTTATGTGTGTGCAGAAAAAGGCGCTGTCATTGATGGGGGTAATTATAAATCAGGCTATGGGCTGTATCTTAATAAAGCCTCCAACATCGTCGTCAGTGGACTGGCGGTACGAAACGTACAAAAGGGTGTGATGATGGACGGGGGACAGAACCTTGTTCTTCATAATATGACAGTTTCCGGTGTGGGCGATGAAGCCGTGCATTTTCGCAATAACACGCAAAACAGCGTAATCTCTAGATCTAAAATTTTAGATGCTGGTTTATATCAACCTGATTTTGGTGAAGGGGTTTATTTAGGAAGTTCGAAAAACAAGTGGTGTCCAAGTGGTACGAATTGTGGCGAGCCGGATCGCAGTGACTGCAATCTTGTTTCTGAAAATTATATTTCAAACGTAAAGGCTGAAAGTATCGACGTGAAAGAGGGAACACAAAACAACGTTATTGCGGAAAACGAATTTGAAGGCTCGGGCATGACGGGAGCTTATGCGGATTCTTTTATCGACGTAAAAGGTAATTTGACCTATGTGTTGAACAATAAAGGTGTTGCGGGGCAATGCGGATCGAAGTCGTGCCAACTTAACGGCTTTCAAACGCACATCGCTGTCGCCGGTTGGGGAGATAAAAACGTATTCAGTGGAAATCGTCTTTCAGGTGACTTTGCGGGTCCGGTCGTGGGATTGCAAAAAGCCCTTTCAAACGTTGTTCACTGTGACAATACCGCGGATAATGGTGTTGCGGCAGCAAACGCGGTGTGTGTGAATCCCTAA
- a CDS encoding TIGR02147 family protein, with product MAKHEACDKYLARMENTDVFKFYRPSDYLEAVLQDRQKKRPKFSMSQFASFLKFPDVGTLSRVLGGRRALSMDRAVLIADRLELSHSSRLYFFQMVALQDVPEEVRNPLLKVLQLQDSDRKANESESVVSSAEIISDYRYLSVRECLRLKKNKELHDGFSKVWKASPDTPNFLEIMQNLEKAQLVKNEDGQWVPHDPVALNIDPGESSRAIRAYHEGWLQSAQFSLLNGAMEKRNFQGTTLSIPKWAYAEVVEQIKSLHKNLLKLSLAKDADQVVHVESFVIPVGEAYE from the coding sequence ATGGCAAAACACGAGGCATGTGATAAATATCTAGCCCGCATGGAAAATACCGACGTCTTTAAATTTTATCGGCCCTCGGACTATCTGGAGGCCGTGCTTCAGGACCGCCAGAAAAAGCGGCCCAAATTTTCCATGTCTCAGTTTGCCTCCTTTCTTAAGTTTCCGGATGTGGGAACGTTATCTCGGGTTTTAGGTGGCCGTCGCGCCTTATCGATGGATCGAGCGGTTTTAATTGCCGATCGCCTTGAGTTGTCACACTCCTCGCGCCTTTATTTCTTTCAAATGGTCGCGCTTCAAGATGTTCCCGAAGAAGTTCGTAATCCGCTTTTAAAAGTCCTGCAACTGCAGGACTCAGATCGTAAAGCTAATGAGTCTGAAAGTGTCGTCAGCTCAGCTGAAATTATCTCTGACTACAGATATCTTTCCGTGCGAGAATGTTTACGTCTTAAAAAGAATAAAGAGCTTCACGACGGTTTTAGCAAAGTTTGGAAGGCTTCTCCCGACACACCGAATTTTCTCGAGATTATGCAGAACCTAGAAAAAGCGCAGCTCGTAAAAAACGAAGATGGGCAGTGGGTTCCCCATGACCCGGTCGCACTCAATATTGATCCTGGAGAATCATCTAGAGCCATTAGAGCCTATCATGAGGGCTGGCTGCAGTCGGCTCAGTTTTCCTTATTGAATGGCGCGATGGAAAAAAGGAATTTTCAAGGGACGACCTTGTCTATTCCGAAATGGGCCTATGCTGAAGTGGTTGAACAAATTAAATCTTTACACAAAAATCTTTTAAAACTTTCATTGGCTAAAGATGCCGACCAGGTCGTGCATGTTGAATCCTTCGTTATTCCCGTGGGGGAGGCTTATGAATAA
- the rpe gene encoding ribulose-phosphate 3-epimerase translates to MVAPSILSADFANLEKEIHAVSQAGADWIHVDVMDGRFVPNITIGIPVVKSLKKVSPIPLDVHLMIEEPERYIEDFIKAGSDYLTIHVESTKDPAAVLKRIRELGAKAGITLRPGTSLDTVLPLLPLSDLVLVMTVEPGFGGQSFMADQIAKISRLRQEISSKKLSCLIEVDGGINAETAKLCHEADVFVAGSFVFGRDYKTAIAALR, encoded by the coding sequence ATGGTTGCGCCTTCAATTTTATCCGCGGACTTTGCAAATCTAGAAAAAGAAATTCACGCGGTATCACAAGCAGGGGCGGACTGGATTCATGTGGATGTTATGGACGGACGTTTTGTTCCGAATATCACAATCGGTATCCCGGTGGTGAAGTCGTTAAAAAAAGTTTCTCCGATCCCTTTAGATGTTCATTTGATGATTGAAGAACCTGAACGCTACATCGAAGACTTCATCAAAGCGGGCAGTGATTATTTGACCATTCACGTCGAATCGACAAAAGATCCCGCGGCGGTGCTTAAACGCATCCGTGAGTTGGGGGCGAAAGCCGGCATCACTTTGCGTCCGGGAACTTCTCTGGACACGGTTCTGCCGTTGCTCCCTTTAAGCGATTTAGTGCTTGTTATGACCGTAGAGCCTGGCTTTGGCGGTCAATCCTTTATGGCCGATCAGATTGCCAAGATCTCGCGTTTACGCCAGGAAATCAGCTCTAAGAAACTGTCTTGCCTGATTGAAGTCGATGGCGGTATCAACGCCGAAACTGCGAAGCTATGTCACGAAGCCGATGTTTTTGTGGCGGGAAGTTTCGTATTTGGTCGCGACTATAAAACCGCGATAGCGGCTTTACGTTAA
- the fmt gene encoding methionyl-tRNA formyltransferase, with amino-acid sequence MSKVRVCFLGTPEFAVTSLKALLDDEHFEVVGVVSQPDRPAGRKLQLTPSPVKTLALEHGLRVVTPESLKKDPAAVAEIRSWGAEVGIVVAFGQILTEDFMSSFRFGCVNVHGSILPRWRGAAPIQRAIEALDAESGVTLQRMVKKLDAGDIIGIRKVKIRPDMDAMQLHDELAVLGADLLRVELMDYVRGNIGPIPQDESQVTIAPKIDKAECFIDFKTSACAVDGKMRGFVYGPGVYTLLQGKKLKLHKAVPLDQSSKSEPGTITAIADDHIVVACGEGSLKLLEVQPESRTRMKVQDFLKGHDLKVGDKLGI; translated from the coding sequence GTGAGCAAGGTGCGCGTGTGTTTCCTAGGGACGCCAGAATTTGCCGTCACGTCCCTGAAAGCGCTGCTTGATGATGAGCACTTTGAAGTTGTCGGCGTTGTTTCTCAACCAGATCGTCCGGCGGGTCGTAAGCTTCAGCTGACCCCAAGCCCGGTAAAAACCTTAGCTCTTGAACACGGTCTTCGTGTGGTGACCCCTGAATCTTTAAAAAAAGATCCGGCCGCGGTTGCGGAAATTCGCTCTTGGGGAGCGGAAGTCGGAATCGTTGTGGCTTTTGGTCAAATCCTGACCGAAGACTTTATGAGCTCGTTCCGTTTTGGTTGCGTGAATGTGCATGGTTCTATTTTACCGCGCTGGCGGGGGGCCGCGCCCATTCAGCGTGCGATTGAAGCCTTGGATGCAGAATCCGGCGTGACCTTACAGCGCATGGTTAAAAAATTAGATGCCGGGGATATCATCGGCATTCGGAAAGTTAAGATTCGCCCAGATATGGACGCCATGCAATTGCATGATGAATTGGCGGTTTTAGGTGCCGATCTTTTACGGGTTGAATTGATGGACTATGTGCGCGGCAATATCGGACCGATTCCTCAAGATGAATCCCAAGTTACGATTGCGCCAAAAATTGATAAGGCAGAATGTTTTATTGATTTTAAAACTTCGGCGTGTGCGGTCGATGGAAAAATGCGCGGTTTTGTTTATGGGCCGGGCGTTTACACTTTGCTTCAAGGTAAAAAATTGAAGTTGCATAAAGCGGTGCCCCTAGATCAGTCTTCTAAATCAGAACCCGGCACTATCACGGCGATCGCGGACGATCATATCGTGGTGGCGTGTGGGGAAGGCTCATTAAAACTTTTGGAAGTGCAGCCCGAATCGCGCACCCGCATGAAGGTTCAAGATTTTCTTAAAGGTCATGATCTTAAAGTAGGAGACAAACTTGGCATCTAA
- the def gene encoding peptide deformylase gives MIKKILTFPDPKLREVSTPVKEFAPELKQLSEDMIETMYDANGIGLAAPQIGELKRMIVIDTRPKDEGGRRYKYDEMSDLEKAVPQPLILINPEIVKGEGKTTFDEGCLSIPGYYETVERFNYIEMKAFDINGKEFIVKTDGLLAICMQHELDHLEGTLFVDHLSFVKSNKIKNQIKKYGYPVKEEKEAEKEKQKELAKDKR, from the coding sequence ATGATCAAGAAAATCCTCACATTCCCAGACCCGAAATTGCGGGAAGTTTCAACTCCCGTGAAAGAGTTTGCCCCAGAGCTTAAACAGCTGTCCGAGGACATGATTGAAACCATGTACGATGCGAACGGCATTGGCTTGGCGGCTCCGCAAATTGGTGAATTAAAACGCATGATCGTGATCGACACTCGTCCTAAAGATGAAGGGGGACGCCGTTACAAGTATGACGAAATGTCGGATCTTGAAAAGGCCGTTCCGCAGCCACTGATCTTGATTAATCCTGAAATCGTTAAAGGGGAAGGCAAAACAACTTTTGATGAAGGTTGCTTGTCGATCCCGGGTTATTACGAAACCGTCGAGCGTTTTAATTACATCGAAATGAAAGCTTTTGATATTAACGGCAAAGAGTTCATCGTAAAAACCGACGGTCTGCTGGCGATTTGTATGCAGCATGAACTGGATCACTTAGAAGGCACTTTATTTGTCGATCATTTAAGCTTTGTGAAATCGAACAAAATTAAAAATCAGATCAAAAAATACGGCTATCCTGTGAAGGAAGAAAAAGAAGCTGAAAAAGAAAAACAAAAAGAATTAGCCAAGGACAAACGCTAG
- the lptG gene encoding LPS export ABC transporter permease LptG, whose product MNRIDRYTTWLFWGYFLGAMAVFLTLFSAVDAMSTLTEYKGVAPSALVKYYLFYFPEIIRQLLPVACLLGTILTLSSLNKANELVALFAAGMSLFRVALPMLIWVTLISAVGYVSSDRIIPKTIKEKNYILYYDLKKEPHRFSTIKTDKIWYRSKNSLFNIQTLNAQGNKAQGLTMYFFNEDWDLVQMITAREVSIQGAQWALEKGTVTVFTKESSFPLTSHFKTKNIVMAEDSKDLQSAGQTADMMSQKELKHFIEKNRQAGLDTLAYEVDYQSKFGFAFAGIVMCLLGIPFSVGRARSGGTMLNVGICLALVFAYYVFYSSGITLGQHGTIPPVVAAWAPNIIMATLGLVLLKRLKR is encoded by the coding sequence GTGAACCGCATCGATCGATATACAACCTGGCTTTTTTGGGGCTACTTTTTGGGGGCCATGGCCGTCTTTTTGACGCTGTTTTCTGCCGTCGACGCGATGTCCACCCTGACCGAATACAAGGGCGTAGCGCCCTCGGCCCTCGTGAAATACTATCTTTTTTATTTCCCTGAAATCATCCGCCAGCTTCTGCCGGTCGCCTGTTTATTGGGCACGATCTTAACGCTTTCAAGTTTGAATAAAGCAAATGAACTCGTTGCGTTATTTGCCGCGGGGATGAGTCTTTTTCGCGTGGCTTTACCCATGCTGATCTGGGTGACGCTGATTTCGGCCGTGGGTTACGTGTCTTCCGACCGCATCATTCCGAAAACGATCAAAGAAAAGAACTATATTTTATATTACGACTTAAAAAAAGAGCCGCATCGTTTTTCCACAATTAAAACGGACAAGATCTGGTATCGCTCAAAAAATTCTTTATTCAATATTCAAACCTTGAATGCGCAAGGGAACAAGGCCCAAGGTTTGACGATGTATTTCTTTAACGAGGACTGGGACTTGGTGCAAATGATCACGGCTCGTGAAGTCAGCATCCAAGGGGCGCAATGGGCCCTAGAAAAAGGCACCGTCACGGTCTTTACTAAAGAATCAAGCTTTCCTTTGACCAGTCACTTTAAAACTAAAAACATCGTGATGGCCGAAGACTCAAAAGACTTGCAAAGTGCCGGGCAAACCGCCGACATGATGTCACAAAAAGAACTGAAACATTTTATCGAAAAAAACCGCCAGGCGGGTCTTGATACCTTGGCTTATGAGGTCGACTATCAGTCGAAATTTGGCTTTGCTTTTGCGGGTATCGTGATGTGTTTATTGGGTATTCCTTTCAGTGTTGGCCGGGCGCGTTCCGGCGGAACTATGCTGAACGTGGGGATTTGTTTAGCCCTGGTTTTTGCTTATTACGTATTTTATTCGTCAGGGATTACCCTGGGGCAGCACGGAACAATACCGCCGGTCGTAGCCGCTTGGGCTCCGAATATAATCATGGCCACTTTAGGCTTGGTTCTTCTCAAAAGGCTGAAACGCTGA
- a CDS encoding response regulator translates to MALRVLLADESSTIKKVMQLALSDFAVEVKSVPVGLDVLAVTKTFNPDIIFADVLLTKRSGYEVCADIKMDPATAQIPVVLMWSGFMEIDEEKATTCKADRRLEKPFDAEHLRSIVNDLVVKTKANPVSSFLSFPEMPEFEETPAEANAPAEDRLSNSDVFAIPEVEDADAFSVPGEEFSAVPLTNPRSQDEAEEGGWAHQDLTKFKIQIPEAENDFASKFVIPQDDDLNNAHIEMDGEFEEISFDKKTTPKLPAAKPAPHAAKGGTSTPNVDSFVSKVEKSVKEQMMETLQRGSAAAKAPAGPATSAPNAQGKAQSKGDLDPQMMEKIIREEAREVIESICWKVLPEIAERIVRAELNKLLKETEKNI, encoded by the coding sequence ATGGCTTTACGCGTCTTGCTTGCAGATGAGAGTTCCACAATCAAAAAAGTAATGCAACTGGCATTGTCTGACTTCGCTGTCGAAGTTAAATCCGTGCCCGTGGGACTTGATGTGTTGGCTGTCACAAAGACCTTCAATCCTGATATTATTTTTGCCGATGTTCTTTTGACGAAGCGTTCGGGCTATGAAGTCTGCGCCGATATCAAAATGGATCCTGCGACAGCTCAAATTCCTGTGGTTTTGATGTGGAGCGGTTTCATGGAAATCGACGAAGAAAAAGCGACCACTTGCAAAGCAGATCGCCGTTTAGAAAAACCTTTTGACGCAGAACATTTGCGCTCTATCGTAAATGATTTGGTCGTGAAAACTAAAGCCAATCCGGTCAGTTCATTTTTAAGTTTCCCGGAAATGCCCGAGTTCGAAGAAACTCCGGCCGAAGCAAATGCTCCTGCTGAAGATCGCCTCTCAAATTCGGATGTTTTTGCGATTCCGGAAGTGGAAGATGCTGATGCCTTTTCGGTTCCCGGAGAAGAATTTTCAGCGGTGCCACTGACGAATCCTCGATCTCAAGATGAGGCCGAAGAAGGTGGCTGGGCACACCAAGATTTAACTAAGTTTAAAATTCAAATTCCTGAAGCCGAAAACGATTTCGCCTCGAAATTTGTAATTCCGCAAGATGATGATCTTAACAACGCTCATATCGAAATGGATGGTGAGTTTGAAGAGATCAGCTTTGATAAAAAAACGACGCCCAAGCTTCCGGCCGCAAAACCGGCTCCGCACGCAGCAAAAGGTGGCACTTCAACACCGAATGTCGATTCTTTTGTTAGCAAAGTTGAAAAATCCGTCAAAGAACAAATGATGGAGACTCTGCAAAGAGGATCTGCTGCAGCCAAAGCGCCGGCAGGCCCCGCCACTTCTGCGCCTAATGCTCAGGGTAAAGCGCAATCCAAGGGTGACTTAGATCCACAAATGATGGAAAAGATTATTCGTGAGGAAGCTCGCGAAGTGATCGAGTCCATTTGTTGGAAAGTCCTTCCAGAAATCGCCGAACGCATCGTTCGTGCCGAACTCAATAAGCTCCTCAAAGAAACTGAAAAGAATATTTAG